From a region of the Bradyrhizobium manausense genome:
- the metH gene encoding methionine synthase — MTVSTSPKRTALINAARERILVLDGAMGTMIQNLQFDEAAFRGERFKDFHRDLRGNNDLLILTQPQAIEDIHAAYLRAGADIVATNTFSTTSIAQADYDLTGIVYEMAREGARLAGNAAKRVAVEDGKPRFVAGAIGPTNRTASISPDVANPGYRAVTFDDLRKSYGEQIRGLIEGGVDLLLVETIFDTLNAKAALYAIAEISEELGIDMPVMVSGTITDKSGRLLSGQMPEAFWNSVRHAKPVTIGFNCALGAEDLRAHIADIGRVADTLVCAYPNAGLPNEFGQYDETPEYMARLVGEFARDGLVNIVGGCCGTTPDHIAAIAAAVAPHKPRIVPDIAPKLRLSGLEPFVLTDAIPFVNVGERTNVTGSARFRKLITAGDYTAALQVARDQVENGAQIIDVNMDEGLLDSEAAMVTFLNLVAAEPDIARVPVMVDSSKFSVIEAGLKCVQGKPVVNSISMKEGEEKFIHEAKIARRHGAAVVVMAFDEVGQADTFARKTEICKRAYDILVNRVGFAPEDIIFDPNIFAIATGIEEHNNYGVDFIEATRWIRKNLPGAHISGGVSNLSFSFRGNEPVREAMHSVFLYHAIKAGMDMGIVNAGQMIVYDDIDPELRQTCEDVILNRDPGASERLLALAEKFRGKKTEAKEADLAWREWPVEKRLSHSLVHGITEFIEQDTEEARKASSRPLDVIEGPLMAGMNVVGDLFGDGKMFLPQVVKSARVMKQAVAWLMPFMEEEKARNAANGVESGATSSAGKIVLATVKGDVHDIGKNIVGIVLQCNNYEVIDLGVMVPASKIVEIVKAEKADIVGLSGLITPSLDEMAFFAGELQREGLKLPLLIGGATTSRVHTAVKIDPSYRAGPVVHVNDASRAVGVASSLLSPEKRDAYAAEVRAEYAKISDAHMRAQADKKRLKLEAARKNRVPVDFAANRPVKPTFLGTKSFDEYDLAELVPYIDWTPFFQTWELAGRFPAILKDDKVGEVARSLYDDARKMLDTIVKEKWFRARATVGFWPANAQGDDIVLYADESRTKQIATLHTLRQQLEKREGRFNAALADFVAPAGVPDYVGGFVVTAGIGEDAVADRFKMANDDYSSILCKALADRLAEAFAERMHARVRREFWAYAPDENLSNDEMILEKYQGIRPAPGYPAQPDHTEKATLFELLDAENTAGVKLTESFAMWPGSSVSGLYFANPESYYFGVGKIERDQVEDYAARKGMSVAETERWLAPVLNYIPSQQADKAFAATPANDESSKDLASHPPGCTCAVHLVWQKKRAGAG, encoded by the coding sequence ATGACCGTATCCACTTCGCCCAAGCGAACCGCCCTCATCAACGCCGCGCGCGAGCGCATCCTCGTGCTCGACGGCGCGATGGGCACGATGATCCAGAACCTCCAGTTCGACGAGGCTGCCTTCCGCGGTGAGCGTTTCAAGGATTTTCATCGCGACCTGCGCGGCAACAACGATCTCTTGATCCTGACCCAGCCGCAGGCGATCGAGGACATCCACGCGGCCTATTTGCGCGCCGGGGCCGACATCGTCGCGACCAACACCTTCTCCACGACCTCGATCGCGCAGGCCGATTACGATCTCACCGGCATCGTCTACGAAATGGCGCGCGAAGGCGCCCGCCTCGCCGGCAATGCCGCCAAGCGCGTCGCCGTCGAAGACGGCAAGCCGCGCTTCGTCGCGGGTGCCATCGGCCCGACCAACCGCACGGCCTCGATCTCGCCTGACGTGGCCAATCCCGGCTACCGCGCCGTCACCTTCGACGACCTGCGAAAGTCCTATGGCGAGCAGATCCGCGGCCTGATCGAGGGCGGCGTCGATTTGCTGCTGGTCGAGACCATCTTCGACACGCTGAATGCCAAGGCAGCGCTCTACGCCATCGCCGAGATTAGCGAAGAACTCGGCATCGACATGCCTGTGATGGTGTCGGGCACCATCACCGACAAATCCGGCCGCCTGCTTTCCGGCCAGATGCCGGAAGCGTTCTGGAATTCGGTGCGGCACGCCAAGCCCGTCACCATCGGCTTCAACTGCGCGCTCGGCGCGGAAGATCTGCGCGCCCACATCGCCGATATCGGCCGCGTCGCCGATACGCTGGTTTGCGCCTACCCCAATGCCGGCCTGCCCAACGAATTCGGCCAGTATGACGAGACACCGGAATACATGGCGCGCCTGGTCGGCGAGTTCGCCCGCGACGGCCTCGTCAACATCGTCGGCGGCTGTTGCGGCACCACGCCGGACCATATCGCGGCGATCGCTGCTGCGGTGGCCCCGCACAAGCCGCGCATTGTGCCTGACATCGCGCCAAAGCTTCGGCTCTCCGGCCTCGAGCCCTTCGTGCTGACCGATGCGATTCCGTTCGTGAATGTCGGCGAGCGCACCAACGTCACGGGATCGGCCCGTTTCCGCAAGCTCATCACCGCCGGCGACTATACCGCCGCGCTGCAGGTCGCACGCGACCAGGTCGAGAACGGCGCGCAGATCATCGACGTCAACATGGACGAGGGCCTGCTCGACTCCGAAGCGGCGATGGTGACCTTCCTCAATCTCGTCGCCGCGGAGCCCGACATCGCCCGCGTCCCCGTGATGGTTGACTCCTCGAAATTCTCGGTGATCGAGGCCGGCCTGAAATGCGTGCAAGGCAAGCCGGTCGTCAACTCGATCTCGATGAAGGAAGGCGAGGAGAAGTTCATCCACGAGGCCAAGATCGCCCGCCGTCACGGCGCGGCCGTCGTGGTGATGGCGTTCGACGAGGTCGGCCAGGCCGACACGTTCGCCCGCAAGACCGAAATCTGCAAGCGCGCCTACGACATCCTGGTCAACCGCGTCGGCTTCGCGCCTGAAGACATCATCTTCGATCCGAATATCTTTGCGATCGCGACCGGCATCGAGGAGCACAACAATTACGGCGTCGATTTCATCGAGGCAACGCGCTGGATCCGCAAGAACCTGCCGGGCGCGCACATCTCCGGCGGCGTGTCGAACCTGTCGTTCTCGTTCCGCGGCAACGAGCCGGTGCGCGAGGCCATGCACTCGGTGTTCCTGTATCATGCCATCAAGGCCGGCATGGACATGGGCATCGTCAATGCCGGGCAGATGATCGTCTATGACGACATCGACCCTGAATTGCGCCAGACCTGCGAGGACGTCATCCTCAACCGCGATCCGGGCGCGTCCGAGCGCCTGCTGGCGCTGGCCGAGAAATTCCGCGGCAAGAAGACGGAAGCCAAGGAAGCCGATCTCGCGTGGCGCGAATGGCCGGTGGAGAAACGCCTGTCGCATTCGCTGGTGCATGGCATCACCGAGTTCATCGAGCAGGACACCGAAGAGGCTCGCAAGGCGTCGTCGCGCCCGCTCGACGTGATCGAGGGCCCGCTGATGGCCGGCATGAACGTGGTCGGCGACCTCTTCGGCGACGGCAAGATGTTCCTGCCGCAGGTGGTGAAGTCGGCGCGCGTGATGAAGCAGGCGGTGGCCTGGCTGATGCCGTTCATGGAAGAGGAAAAGGCCCGCAACGCCGCCAACGGTGTCGAGAGCGGCGCCACTTCGTCGGCCGGCAAGATCGTGCTCGCGACCGTCAAGGGCGACGTCCACGACATCGGCAAGAACATCGTCGGCATCGTGCTCCAGTGCAACAATTACGAGGTGATCGACCTCGGCGTGATGGTGCCGGCGTCCAAGATCGTCGAGATCGTGAAGGCGGAGAAAGCCGACATCGTCGGGCTCTCCGGCCTGATCACGCCTTCGCTCGACGAGATGGCGTTCTTCGCCGGTGAACTCCAGCGCGAAGGCCTCAAGCTGCCGCTGCTGATCGGCGGCGCCACCACGAGCCGCGTGCACACGGCGGTGAAGATCGACCCGAGCTATCGCGCCGGTCCCGTCGTGCATGTCAACGACGCCAGCCGCGCCGTTGGCGTCGCCTCCTCGCTGCTCAGCCCCGAGAAGCGCGATGCCTATGCCGCCGAAGTGCGCGCCGAATACGCCAAGATCTCGGACGCGCATATGCGCGCGCAGGCCGACAAGAAGCGGTTGAAGCTGGAGGCTGCACGCAAGAACCGCGTGCCGGTCGACTTCGCCGCGAACAGGCCGGTGAAGCCGACCTTCCTCGGCACCAAGAGCTTCGACGAATACGACCTCGCCGAGCTCGTGCCCTATATCGACTGGACGCCGTTCTTCCAGACCTGGGAGCTCGCCGGCCGCTTCCCCGCCATTCTCAAGGACGACAAGGTCGGCGAGGTCGCACGCTCGCTGTATGACGACGCGCGCAAGATGCTCGACACCATCGTCAAGGAGAAATGGTTCCGGGCGCGCGCCACCGTCGGCTTCTGGCCGGCGAACGCGCAGGGCGACGACATCGTGCTCTATGCCGACGAGAGCCGCACCAAGCAGATTGCAACGCTGCACACGCTGCGCCAGCAGCTCGAGAAGCGCGAGGGCCGGTTCAACGCCGCGCTCGCCGACTTCGTCGCGCCCGCGGGCGTGCCCGATTATGTCGGCGGCTTCGTCGTCACCGCCGGCATCGGCGAGGACGCCGTCGCCGACCGCTTCAAGATGGCGAACGACGACTACTCCTCGATCCTGTGCAAGGCGCTGGCCGATCGTCTCGCGGAAGCCTTTGCCGAGCGCATGCATGCCCGCGTGCGCCGCGAGTTCTGGGCTTACGCGCCGGACGAGAACCTTTCCAACGACGAGATGATCCTGGAGAAATACCAGGGCATTCGCCCCGCGCCCGGCTATCCGGCCCAGCCCGATCACACCGAGAAGGCGACATTGTTCGAGCTGCTCGACGCGGAGAACACGGCCGGCGTGAAGCTGACCGAGAGCTTTGCGATGTGGCCGGGCTCGTCCGTATCAGGGCTCTATTTCGCGAACCCCGAGAGCTATTATTTCGGCGTCGGCAAGATCGAGCGCGACCAGGTCGAGGACTACGCCGCGCGCAAGGGCATGAGTGTGGCCGAGACCGAGCGCTGGCTCGCGCCGGTGCTGAACTACATTCCGTCGCAACAGGCCGACAAGGCCTTTGCCGCGACACCTGCGAACGACGAGAGTTCGAAGGATCTCGCCTCGCATCCGCCGGGCTGCACCTGCGCGGTGCACCTGGTCTGGCAGAAGAAGCGCGCGGGGGCCGGCTAG
- a CDS encoding ABC transporter substrate-binding protein, translating to MAITRRDLLLTGAAVAALPALGSAAGVPVVGTAEAQSAGELPWRHALSLFGKVKYPADFKRFDYVNPEAPKGGAARQIAVGTFDNFNIVVSGVKGQVAGAVAFIYESLTTPALDEVSTEYGALAEAVSHPDDFSYVTYRLRPEAKWHDGKPVTADDVIFSLDAFKKHHPMYSAYYSHVVKAEKVGEREVKFVFDAPGNRELPQIVGQLTVLPKHWWEGTDAQGRKRDVSATTLEVPLGSGPYRVKEFVAGRSITLERVKDYWGRDFATNVGRNNFDELRYEYFRDATVAIEAFKADQVDWRTENSAKNWATAYDFPAVTEKRVILEEFANRSSGVMQAFVPNLRRAKFSDPRVRRALNFAFDYEEMNKQLFYGQYKRVSSYFDGLDELMATGLPQGKELEILQTVRAEVPPEVFTTAYANPVGGSPEAVRDNLREALRLFKEAGYEVRDRKLVDVKTGTQFALELLNQDPSFERVTLFYKPSLERLGIAVSVRTVDPTQYENRTRDWDFDIVTNSWGESQSPGNEQREFWSSKSADVAGSRNIGGIKNPAIDKLIERLIYAKDRDDLVAATKALDRVLLWNHYVVPQWTYTKVRTARWDRFGRPTELPKYGQSGFPFVWWYDADKAARIAKKS from the coding sequence TTGGCCATTACCCGACGCGATCTCCTGCTCACCGGCGCGGCCGTCGCTGCGCTTCCCGCCCTCGGCTCCGCGGCGGGGGTTCCCGTCGTCGGCACGGCAGAAGCGCAATCGGCCGGTGAGTTGCCCTGGCGCCATGCGCTGTCGCTGTTCGGAAAGGTCAAATATCCGGCCGACTTCAAGCGTTTCGACTACGTCAATCCGGAGGCGCCCAAGGGCGGTGCCGCGCGCCAGATCGCCGTCGGCACCTTCGATAATTTCAACATCGTCGTCTCCGGCGTGAAGGGGCAGGTCGCCGGCGCGGTTGCGTTCATCTACGAATCGCTCACGACGCCCGCGCTCGACGAAGTTTCGACCGAGTACGGCGCTCTCGCCGAGGCCGTCAGCCATCCCGACGATTTTTCCTACGTCACCTATCGTTTGCGGCCGGAGGCCAAATGGCACGATGGCAAGCCGGTCACCGCGGATGACGTGATCTTCTCGCTCGATGCCTTCAAGAAGCATCATCCGATGTACTCGGCCTATTACAGCCATGTGGTGAAGGCCGAGAAGGTCGGCGAGCGCGAGGTGAAGTTCGTGTTCGATGCGCCTGGTAATCGCGAACTGCCGCAGATCGTGGGGCAGCTCACGGTTCTGCCGAAGCATTGGTGGGAGGGAACCGATGCGCAGGGGCGCAAGCGCGATGTCTCCGCCACCACGCTCGAAGTGCCGCTCGGTTCGGGCCCCTACCGGGTCAAGGAATTCGTTGCCGGACGCTCGATCACGCTGGAGCGGGTCAAGGATTATTGGGGACGCGACTTCGCCACCAATGTGGGCCGCAATAATTTCGACGAGCTCCGCTACGAATATTTCCGCGACGCCACCGTGGCGATCGAGGCCTTCAAGGCCGATCAGGTCGATTGGCGTACCGAGAACAGCGCGAAGAATTGGGCGACGGCCTATGACTTCCCGGCCGTGACCGAAAAGCGCGTGATCCTCGAGGAATTCGCCAATCGCAGCTCGGGCGTCATGCAGGCGTTCGTGCCGAACCTGCGCCGCGCCAAGTTCAGCGATCCCCGCGTGCGTCGTGCGCTCAACTTCGCGTTCGACTACGAGGAGATGAACAAGCAGCTCTTTTACGGTCAGTACAAGCGCGTCAGCAGCTATTTCGATGGTCTCGACGAGCTCATGGCTACCGGATTGCCGCAGGGAAAAGAGCTCGAAATTCTCCAGACCGTCCGCGCGGAAGTCCCGCCCGAAGTCTTCACGACGGCCTATGCCAATCCGGTCGGCGGCAGTCCCGAAGCAGTGCGTGACAATTTGCGCGAGGCGCTGCGCCTGTTCAAGGAAGCGGGCTACGAGGTACGCGACCGCAAGCTGGTCGACGTCAAGACCGGTACCCAGTTTGCCCTGGAATTGCTGAACCAGGATCCGAGCTTCGAACGGGTCACGCTGTTCTACAAGCCGTCGCTGGAGCGGCTCGGCATTGCCGTCAGCGTACGGACGGTCGACCCGACCCAATACGAGAACAGGACTCGCGATTGGGACTTCGACATCGTCACCAACTCGTGGGGCGAGTCGCAGTCGCCGGGCAACGAGCAGCGCGAGTTCTGGTCGTCCAAGTCGGCCGATGTCGCCGGCTCGCGCAATATTGGCGGCATCAAGAATCCGGCGATCGACAAGCTGATCGAGCGGCTGATCTACGCCAAGGACCGCGATGATCTCGTCGCGGCGACCAAGGCGCTCGACCGCGTTCTGCTGTGGAATCACTACGTCGTGCCGCAGTGGACCTATA
- a CDS encoding LLM class flavin-dependent oxidoreductase: MIPLSVLDLSVVTTDTRPAAALRNSIDLARHVDGLGYVRYWLAEHHNLASVASPAPDVMIGQIAAVTKHIRVGSGGVMLPNHAPLVVAERFKMLEALFPGRIDLGLGRAPGTDGATAYALRSRLDRREGDDFLERLHELILWQTREFPSGHPYNNVVAMPDDTPLPPIWLLGSSDYSSELAAQVGMGFAFAHHFASHDAINAMMHYRDHFQPSAWSASPRAILAVAVIAADTDEEAEKLATSFDLNRLRRDRGQYLPLPSVEEASSYPYTDSERVSIARNRSRLFVGNPTTVQKKLQPLIDASKPDELMVITAVYDHEARKKSYSLLAEAFGLAKSAA, encoded by the coding sequence ATGATTCCGCTTTCAGTCCTCGACTTATCCGTCGTTACCACAGACACCAGGCCCGCCGCGGCGCTGCGCAACAGCATCGATTTGGCGCGCCATGTCGATGGGCTCGGCTATGTCCGCTACTGGCTTGCCGAGCATCACAACCTCGCCTCGGTCGCGAGCCCCGCGCCTGACGTCATGATTGGGCAGATCGCGGCCGTGACAAAACACATCCGCGTCGGCTCCGGCGGCGTGATGCTGCCCAACCACGCCCCGCTCGTCGTGGCCGAGCGCTTCAAGATGCTGGAGGCGCTGTTTCCTGGCCGCATCGATCTCGGTCTCGGTCGCGCGCCCGGCACCGATGGCGCCACGGCATATGCACTCAGAAGCCGGCTCGACCGTCGCGAGGGCGACGATTTCCTGGAGCGGCTGCACGAGTTGATCCTGTGGCAGACCCGCGAATTCCCGTCAGGCCACCCCTACAACAACGTCGTCGCGATGCCCGACGACACGCCATTGCCACCAATCTGGCTGCTCGGCTCCAGCGACTATTCCTCGGAGCTCGCGGCCCAGGTCGGCATGGGCTTCGCCTTCGCGCATCACTTCGCATCCCACGATGCGATCAATGCGATGATGCATTATCGCGACCATTTCCAGCCCTCGGCCTGGAGCGCGAGTCCTCGCGCCATCCTCGCCGTCGCCGTCATCGCGGCCGACACGGATGAGGAGGCCGAAAAGCTCGCGACGTCGTTCGACCTCAACCGCCTGCGCCGCGACCGCGGCCAATATCTGCCGCTGCCGAGTGTCGAGGAGGCTTCGTCCTATCCCTACACCGATTCCGAGCGCGTCTCGATTGCGCGCAACCGCTCGCGGCTGTTCGTCGGCAATCCGACGACGGTGCAGAAAAAGCTGCAGCCGCTGATCGACGCGAGCAAGCCGGACGAGTTGATGGTGATCACCGCCGTGTACGATCACGAGGCGAGGAAGAAATCCTATTCGCTGCTCGCGGAAGCATTCGGGCTGGCGAAGAGCGCGGCCTAG
- a CDS encoding 3-deoxy-manno-octulosonate cytidylyltransferase, translating to MTDPRILVLIPARMAATRLPGKPLADIAGLPMIVHVMRRAVAAGIGRVAVATDTSEIASVVTAHGGEAVMTSPTHPSGSDRIHEAMQKLDPDGKAEIVVNLQGDFPTITIDNIREVLPPLGDPAVDIATLASQIHTVEEDLAPSVVKAIGTSLGGRRMRALYFTRATAPTGDGPRYHHIGLYAYRRAALERYVSLPPSPLEVQEKLEQLRALEAGMRIDFTIVDTVPRGVDTPADLETARGILSKS from the coding sequence ATGACCGATCCCCGCATTCTGGTGCTGATCCCGGCCCGCATGGCGGCCACTCGCCTGCCTGGCAAGCCGCTCGCCGATATCGCGGGCCTGCCGATGATCGTGCATGTGATGCGGCGAGCCGTAGCCGCCGGCATCGGCCGGGTCGCGGTGGCAACCGACACCTCGGAGATCGCATCGGTCGTGACCGCCCATGGCGGCGAAGCCGTGATGACCAGCCCCACACACCCCTCCGGCTCGGACCGCATCCACGAGGCCATGCAGAAGCTCGATCCGGACGGCAAAGCCGAGATCGTGGTCAACCTCCAGGGCGATTTCCCGACCATCACGATCGACAACATCCGCGAAGTGCTGCCGCCGCTGGGAGACCCGGCCGTGGACATCGCCACGCTCGCCTCGCAGATCCACACCGTGGAAGAGGACCTCGCCCCGAGCGTCGTGAAGGCGATTGGAACCTCGCTCGGCGGCAGGCGCATGCGCGCACTTTATTTCACGCGCGCCACGGCGCCGACCGGCGACGGACCGCGCTACCACCATATCGGCCTGTACGCCTATCGCCGCGCCGCGCTGGAGCGCTACGTCTCCTTGCCGCCCTCGCCGCTGGAAGTGCAGGAGAAGCTCGAGCAACTCCGGGCCCTCGAGGCCGGGATGCGCATCGATTTCACCATCGTCGATACCGTGCCCCGCGGGGTCGACACGCCGGCGGATCTCGAGACCGCCCGCGGCATCCTTTCCAAATCCTGA
- a CDS encoding c-type cytochrome, with product MDSFELNKILGAVLGTCLILLVTSFTANALFSPKMPEKPGFEIAVKEVAGDKEGGAAAAAPSEPIEKLLQTASVEKGASAAKKCGACHTFEKGGPNRVGPNLYGIVDDHRGEGRNGFNFSAAMKAKGGTWTIDDLNKFIANPKGFIPGTAMGFAGIPKDSERADVIAYLNTLSDSPKPLPTAAK from the coding sequence ATGGACTCTTTCGAACTCAACAAGATTCTCGGTGCCGTGCTCGGTACCTGTCTCATTCTGCTGGTGACGAGCTTCACCGCGAACGCGCTGTTCTCGCCCAAGATGCCGGAAAAACCGGGCTTCGAGATCGCCGTGAAGGAAGTCGCTGGTGACAAGGAAGGTGGTGCGGCCGCCGCAGCGCCCTCCGAGCCGATCGAAAAGCTGCTCCAGACCGCTTCCGTCGAGAAGGGCGCCTCCGCCGCCAAGAAGTGCGGCGCCTGCCACACCTTTGAAAAGGGCGGCCCGAATCGCGTCGGCCCGAACCTCTACGGCATCGTTGACGACCACCGCGGCGAAGGCCGCAACGGCTTCAACTTCTCGGCGGCGATGAAGGCCAAGGGCGGTACCTGGACCATCGACGACCTCAACAAGTTCATTGCCAATCCGAAGGGCTTCATTCCCGGCACCGCGATGGGCTTCGCCGGCATCCCGAAGGACTCAGAGCGCGCCGACGTCATCGCCTATCTGAACACCCTCTCCGACAGCCCGAAGCCGCTCCCGACTGCGGCGAAATAA
- a CDS encoding prephenate dehydratase: MSKMKIAFQGEPGANSHIAIVEAFPDAEPMPCATFEDALSAISSGEADLGMIPIENSVAGRVADIHHLLPASGLFIIGEWFLPVRHQLMAIKGTKISDIKSVESHVHALGQCRRVIRKLGIKGIVHADTAGSARDISERKDKTVAAIASRLAAQIYGLDILAEDIEDEAHNTTRFVVLAREPKWAAQNSGPLVTTFVFRVRNLPAALYKALGGFATNGVNMTKLESYMVDGNFFATQFYADVDGHPDDKGLAFAIEELKFFSREFRIVGVYPGHPFRATFSETQQD, from the coding sequence ATGAGCAAGATGAAGATCGCATTCCAGGGTGAACCTGGCGCCAATTCCCATATCGCCATCGTCGAGGCCTTTCCCGACGCAGAGCCGATGCCTTGCGCCACCTTTGAGGACGCGCTTTCGGCGATCTCCTCGGGCGAGGCCGATCTCGGCATGATCCCGATCGAGAACTCGGTCGCAGGTCGCGTCGCCGACATCCATCATCTGCTGCCGGCCTCGGGCCTCTTCATCATCGGCGAATGGTTCTTGCCGGTCCGGCATCAACTGATGGCGATCAAGGGCACCAAGATTTCCGACATCAAGTCCGTCGAGAGCCATGTGCATGCGCTCGGCCAGTGCCGCCGCGTCATCCGCAAGCTCGGCATCAAGGGCATCGTCCATGCCGACACCGCCGGCAGCGCCCGCGACATTTCCGAGCGCAAGGACAAGACCGTCGCCGCGATCGCCTCGCGCCTGGCCGCGCAGATCTACGGCCTCGACATCCTCGCCGAGGACATCGAGGACGAGGCCCACAACACCACGCGCTTCGTGGTGCTGGCGCGCGAGCCGAAATGGGCCGCGCAAAATTCAGGCCCGCTGGTCACCACTTTTGTCTTCCGGGTGCGGAATTTGCCTGCGGCGCTCTACAAGGCGCTCGGCGGCTTTGCCACCAACGGCGTCAACATGACCAAGCTCGAAAGCTACATGGTCGACGGCAATTTCTTCGCCACGCAGTTTTATGCCGATGTCGACGGCCACCCCGACGACAAGGGCCTTGCGTTCGCGATCGAGGAGTTGAAATTCTTCTCGCGTGAATTCCGCATCGTCGGCGTCTATCCCGGCCACCCGTTCCGTGCGACATTCAGCGAGACGCAGCAGGATTAG
- the metF gene encoding methylenetetrahydrofolate reductase [NAD(P)H] has translation MTETTTPAHNDRQDGHLATKRPAISFEFFPPKTEDMERNLWETINRLAPLDPKFVSVTYGAGGSTRERTHSTISRILKETALLPAAHLTCVGASRGEIDEIVDRYHEVGVRHIVGLRGDPAGGIGTPYASHPDGYQTSDALVAGIKKRHADIEVSVSAYPEKHPEARDFDADIDTLKAKVDAGATRAITQVFFDNDLYFRYLDRVRARGINIPIVPGIMPMHNFKQARNFVTRAGTTVPDWFAAKFEGLDDDAETRKLVAATVAAGQVQKLAKHGVDTFHFYTMNRADLVFAISHLLGIRANSAQKAA, from the coding sequence ATGACCGAGACGACGACGCCTGCCCACAATGACAGGCAAGACGGGCACCTCGCCACCAAGCGGCCTGCGATTTCCTTCGAGTTCTTTCCGCCCAAGACCGAAGATATGGAGCGGAATCTCTGGGAAACCATCAACCGCCTCGCCCCGCTCGACCCCAAATTCGTCTCGGTGACCTATGGCGCCGGCGGCTCGACCCGTGAGCGCACTCATTCGACCATCTCCCGCATCCTGAAGGAGACCGCGCTGCTGCCGGCCGCGCATCTGACCTGCGTCGGGGCCTCGCGCGGCGAGATCGACGAGATCGTCGACCGCTATCACGAGGTCGGCGTCCGCCACATCGTCGGCCTGCGCGGCGATCCCGCCGGCGGCATCGGCACGCCCTATGCGAGCCATCCCGACGGCTATCAGACCTCCGACGCGCTCGTCGCGGGGATCAAGAAGCGGCACGCGGACATCGAGGTGAGCGTATCGGCCTATCCCGAGAAGCATCCCGAAGCCCGCGACTTCGACGCCGACATCGACACGCTCAAGGCCAAGGTCGACGCGGGCGCGACGCGTGCGATCACCCAGGTGTTCTTCGATAACGATCTGTACTTCCGCTATCTCGACCGCGTCCGCGCCCGCGGCATCAACATCCCGATCGTGCCCGGCATCATGCCCATGCACAATTTCAAGCAGGCCCGCAATTTCGTCACCCGCGCCGGCACCACCGTGCCGGACTGGTTTGCCGCGAAATTCGAAGGCCTCGATGACGACGCCGAGACCCGCAAGCTGGTGGCGGCGACCGTCGCGGCCGGCCAGGTGCAGAAGCTCGCGAAGCACGGCGTCGACACCTTCCATTTCTACACCATGAACCGCGCCGATCTCGTGTTCGCGATCAGCCATTTGCTCGGCATTCGCGCCAACAGCGCGCAGAAGGCGGCGTAA
- a CDS encoding glutathione S-transferase family protein, giving the protein MFLIGQYDSPFVRRVAIALRLYGLAFEHRPWSTFGDADKIAPYNPLRRVPTLVLDDGEALIESTIILDYLDEFVGTDKAMLPRSGVERRKHLRICALATGLGDKAVSLLYERVLRKEQLALWVERCQAQIGDVLGVLEAERAKVTTPYWLGNRIGHADIAVACVVRFTREAHPQLFDAARYPALSAHAERCETLAPFREIVQPLAPPKG; this is encoded by the coding sequence ATGTTCCTGATCGGCCAATATGATTCCCCCTTTGTCCGCCGCGTCGCGATTGCGCTGCGGCTTTACGGGCTCGCCTTCGAGCACAGGCCGTGGTCGACCTTTGGCGATGCCGACAAGATTGCGCCGTACAATCCGCTGCGCCGGGTGCCGACGCTGGTGCTCGATGACGGCGAGGCGCTGATCGAGAGCACGATCATTCTCGATTATCTCGACGAGTTCGTCGGTACGGACAAGGCGATGCTGCCGCGGAGCGGCGTCGAGCGACGGAAGCATTTGCGGATCTGCGCGCTCGCGACCGGCCTCGGCGACAAGGCGGTCAGCCTGCTCTACGAGCGCGTGCTGCGGAAGGAGCAGCTCGCGCTATGGGTCGAGCGCTGCCAGGCGCAGATCGGCGATGTGCTCGGCGTGCTGGAGGCCGAACGTGCGAAGGTGACGACGCCGTACTGGCTCGGTAACCGCATCGGCCATGCCGACATCGCAGTCGCCTGCGTCGTTAGGTTCACCCGCGAGGCGCATCCGCAGCTGTTCGACGCCGCGCGCTATCCGGCGCTCTCAGCCCATGCTGAGCGTTGCGAAACGCTGGCACCGTTCAGGGAAATCGTGCAGCCGCTGGCGCCACCGAAGGGGTGA